The Castanea sativa cultivar Marrone di Chiusa Pesio chromosome 11, ASM4071231v1 genome contains a region encoding:
- the LOC142616010 gene encoding putative disease resistance RPP13-like protein 1 has translation MSVIGEAALSSLFGVLFDRLASSDLLKIFQQEQVHADLNNWKKTLLKINAVLDDAEQKQDTSKLVKIWLDELVDLAYDVDDILDEFDTEELRRELNPEPHKSKVRKIFDDWVGSNQSFARLMQSKIAEIDSRLQRIVTEKNDLDLRGRTGIERSRMPTTSLVNENHTYGRDEDKKAIIKLLLESSDAKLSVIPIVGMGGIGKTTLAQLVYNDDDVNSYFDLKAWVCVSEDFDIVRLTKVILQSITPEHCDDNDLNLIQVKLKEKLYGKKFLLILDDVWNKDYDDWTKLRCPFEFGALGSTIIVTTRDHSVSTIMGTTQPYNLRVLSNDVCWSLFIQHARGSIDFVVHPELEEISSEILDKCKGLPLAAKVLGGALRTKHNPKELKNVLNSKIWEKNGIIPVLELSYQYLPSHLKRCFAYCSLFPKDYEFEENELVLLWMGEGLVQETDRNMPMEVLGGEYFHDLLRRSFFQQSSNNESLFVMHDLISDLAEWAARGLCYRMEDTLSTNKQSKVSAKVRHFSYIRRYLDGIKKFENFPKNMHLRTFLPLPINSSGYLTNYVPNCLLPQLRCLRVLSLHGYNIFELPSSIGNLKHLRYLDLSFTLIRSLPESTSSLYNLQTLILKGCCKLTKLPEKIRDLVNLRYLDITYANLIKEMPVGIEKLKNLHTLSDFVVGKDNGSKIGDLMNLEFLRGRLCISSLENVLDVEDARRVNLNGKKNLDALEIKWGFEPNDLQDASIAVDVLDLLRPWTTVKELSIDSYIGVKFPTWIGDQSFSNIVDLKIVKCKKCTALPAIGHLSSLKSLVIKSMSMVQTIGPEFYGEGCVKPFQLLEKLQFEDMQEWQDWIPCGVEHEKLPCLRELYISQCPKLQGKLPHHLPSLEKSSISNCKQLVVSIPSLPMLRELQIVGCKEVVSKNIEELCLLESITLSIPGLKSLSKEFMEGLAKVKNLKINDCNELTSLWQDSLMSLVRLEIQWCPSLINISLMSTLKTLYIKGCGALKSLPMSNCTCLEYAIIEECSSLMFISKRQLPPTLKRLEINNCENLQFLIDEGEASSLLMKDESINSNASLLEHLVISNCPSLKCVPLGGDQFVKLKFLEIRSCLELTSLSSSNQSPIALKTLVVDNCPKLELLADNLHNNVSLECLRISNCKEIKFLPEGLHKLCHLNDISIVDCCSLVSFPDGGFLPTHLRNLSIWCCDKLEALPRMHMVTTLCIYECLSIVSLPEEGLPTNLKELCLGGMTICKQVFEWGLHRLTSLAQLIIYGDEFEDLQSFPEEEDGKMMLLLPTSLTYLSIERFPDIVFLSSKLFQNLSSLEELCICYCPKLASLPENGLPSSLLELRIYGCPVLKQHCKKGKGQEWLKNIINIPCVEIDRSSIYELQEEEEEQ, from the coding sequence ATGTCAGTAATCGGAGAGGCTGCTTTATCCTCTTTGTTTGGGGTGCTGTTTGACAGGCTAGCCTCCTCTGATTTGCTGAAGATCTTTCAGCAAGAGCAAGTTCATGCTGAcctcaacaactggaagaaaacGTTACTGAAAATAAATGCAGTTTTGGATGACGCAGAACAGAAGCAAGACACAAGCAAGTTGGTGAAGATCTGGCTGGACGAGCTGGTAGACTTGGCTTATGATGTGGACGACATCTTGGATGAGTTTGATACTGAAGAATTGCGACGTGAGTTGAACCCAGAACCCCACAAAAGTAAGGTGCGGAAGATCTTCGATGATTGGGTTGGTTCGAATCAAAGTTTTGCTAGGTTGATGCAGTCCAAGATTGCAGAGATTGACTCAAGACTACAAAGAATTGTGACAGAAAAGAATGATTTGGATTTGAGAGGAAGGACTGGAATAGAAAGATCAAGAATGCCAACAACTTCTCTGGTGAATGAAAACCATACTTATGGCAGGGATGAGGACAAAAAGGCTATCATCAAATTGTTGCTTGAATCTAGTGATGCTAAACTCTCTGTGATTCCCATAGTTGGTATGGGAGGTATTGGTAAGACAACTCTTGCCCAACTAGTGTACAACGACGATGATGTCAACAGTTATTTTGATTTGAAagcatgggtttgtgtttctgaAGATTTTGATATTGTAAGGCTGACAAAAGTAATTCTACAATCTATCACTCCTGAGCACTGCGATGATAATGATTTAAACTTAATACAAGTCAAATTGAAGGAGAAATTATATGGCAAGAAGTTTTTGCTCATTCTAGATGATGTTTGGAACAAAGACTATGATGATTGGACTAAACTACGTTGTCCATTTGAATTTGGGGCTCTAGGAAGCACAATTATTGTCACCACTCGGGATCATAGTGTGTCAACAATAATGGGAACTACTCAACCTTACAACTTGAGAGTGCTATCAAATGATGTCTGTTGGAGTCTATTTATCCAGCATGCACGAGGGTCAATAGATTTTGTTGTGCATCCAGAACTTGAAGAAATTAGTAGTGAAATTTTAGACAAGTGCAAGGGGTTACCTTTGGCAGCAAAAGTACTTGGAGGCGCTTTACGCACTAAGCACAATCCTAAAGAATTGAAAAATGTGTTAAATAGTAagatttgggaaaaaaatggtATTATTCCAGTTCTTGAATTGAGCTACCAATACCTCCCTTCACATTTAAAGAGGTGTTTTGCGTATTGTTCACTATTCccaaaagattatgaatttgaGGAGAATGAGCTTGTCTTGTTATGGATGGGAGAAGGTTTAGTTCAAGAAACGGATAGAAACATGCCGATGGAAGTTCTTGGTGGCGAGTATTTTCATGATCTACTAAGGAGATCATTCTTTCAACAATCAAGCAATAATGAATCACTCTTTGTCATGCATGATCTCATCAGTGATTTAGCTGAATGGGCAGCAAGAGGCTTGTGCTATAGAATGGAAGATACATTGAGCACTAATAAGCAATCCAAGGTTTCTGCAAAGGTACGGCATTTCTCTTACATTCGACGTTATTTAGATGGCatcaaaaagtttgaaaatttccCCAAAAATATGCATTTACGAACATTCCTACCCTTACCAATCAATTCATCAGGCTACTTAACAAACTATGTTCCTAATTGTTTGTTGCCACAATTAAGATGCTTAAGAGTATTATCTTTACATGGATATAACATCTTTGAGCTACCAAGCTCCATTGGCAATCTGAAACATCTAAGATATCTCGACCTTTCTTTTACTCTAATTAGAAGTTTACCAGAATCAACAAGTTCTCTATACAATTTGCAAACATTGATATTGAAAGGTTGTTGCAAACTTACAAAGTTACCGGAGAAAATTAGGGATCTAGTTAATCTTCGGTATCTTGACATTACATATGccaatttaattaaagaaatgCCGGTgggaatagaaaaattaaagaacCTACATACACTATCCGATTTTGTTGTGGGGAAAGATAATGGATCCAAGATAGGAGACTTGATGAACTTGGAGTTTCTTCGGGGAAGACTTTGCATTTCGAGTTTGGAGAATGTGCTCGATGTTGAGGATGCAAGAAGGGTCAATTTAAATGGCAAGAAGAATTTAGATGCACTAGAGATCAAATGGGGGTTTGAACCTAATGATTTGCAAGATGCAAGCATTGCAGTAGATGTTCTTGACTTGCTACGACCTTGGACAACTGTGAAAGAACTTTCAATTGATAGCTATATTGGTGTAAAATTCCCAACATGGATAGGAGATCAATCATTTTCTAATATTGTGGATCTAAAGATTGTCAAATGTAAAAAATGCACGGCCTTACCTGCTATTGGACATCTATCCTCCCTCAAATCCCTTGTCATTAAGAGTATGTCTATGGTGCAAACCATTGGTCCTGAGTTTTATGGGGAAGGTTGTGTGAAACCTTTTCAATTATTAGAAAAACTTCAGTTTGAGGATATGCAAGAATGGCAAGATTGGATTCCTTGTGGAGTTGAGCACGAAAAACTCCCTTGCTTACGTGAGCTTTATATCTCTCAATGCCCTAAATTGCAAGGGAAATTGCCTCACCATCTCCCATCATTGGAAAAATCTTCTATTAGTAATTGTAAGCAGTTGGTTGTTTCAATTCCAAGCCTTCCAATGCTCCGTGAATTACAAATTGTGGGGTGCAAAGAGGTGGTAAGTAAAAATATAGAAGAGTTATGCTTGCTGGAGTCAATTACTCTTTCCATTCCAGGTCTTAAAAGCTTATCAAAAGAGTTCATGGAAGGGTTAGCAAAGGTAAAAAATCTAAAGATAAATGATTGTAATGAGCTGACATCTTTGTGGCAAGATAGTCTCATGTCCCTTGTGAGGTTGGAAATTCAGTGGTGCCCGAGTCTCATCAACATCAGCTTGATGTCTACATTAAAGACATTGTATATTAAAGGTTGTGGTGCTTTAAAATCCTTACCAATGTCCAATTGTACATGCTTGGAATATGCAATTATTGAGGAATGTAGTTCTTTGATGTTCATTTCAAAACGCCAGCTACCTCCAACTTTGAAAAGGCTAGAGATAAATAATTGTGAGAACTTGCAGTTTTTGATAGACGAGGGAGAGGCTTCTTCTTTATTAATGAAAGATGAGAGTATTAATAGTAATGCATCTCTTCTTGAGCACTTGGTTATTAGTAATTGTCCATCTCTAAAATGTGTACCATTAGGAGGTGACCAATTTGTGAAGCTTAAATTCCTTGAGATTCGAAGTTGCTTAGAGCTGACATCATTATCATCAAGTAACCAGTCACCTATTGCCCTTAAAACACTTGTAGTAGATAATTGCCCAAAGTTAGAGTTATTGGCAGACAACTTACACAATAATGTGTCTCTTGAATGTCTTAGAATTAGTAATTGTAAAGAGATTAAATTCTTACCAGAGGGCCTACACAAACTCTGCCACTTGAATGACATAAGCATAGTAGACTGTTGTAGTCTTGTTTCATTTCCGGATGGAGGGTTTCTTCCCACTCACCTGAGAAATCTTTCGATCTGGTGCTGTGATAAACTAGAGGCCTTGCCCCGCATGCATATGGTCACTACTCTTTGTATATATGAATGTCTAAGCATAGTTTCCTTACCAGAAGAAGGCTTGCCGACAAACCTAAAGGAACTTTGTTTGGGAGGGATGACTATCTGTAAGCAAGTATTTGAATGGGGATTGCACAGACTCACGTCTCTTGCACAACTCATCATTTATGGTGATGAATTTGAGGATTTGCAGTCGTTTCCTGAAGAGGAAGATGGGAAGATGATGCTGCTGCTACCTACCTCTCTAACCTACCTGTCGATTGAGAGATTTCCAGATATAGTGTTCCTATCTTCCAAGTTATTTCAAAacctctcttcacttgaagaACTGTGCATCTGTTACTGCCCTAAACTCGCATCCCTCCCAGAGAACGGCCTGCCTTCCTCACTTCTGGAACTACGAATTTATGGATGTCCAGTGCTGAAACAACACTGCAAGAAAGGAAAAGGACAAGAGTGGTTgaagaatatcatcaacatccCTTGCGTTGAGATTGATAGAAGCTCCATCTACGAGCtgcaggaggaggaggaggagcaaTAA